CTATCCAGTTCACACCAAATAAAGTAAAGAGCACAACTGCAAACCCAACAATCGTCAGGATAATAGACCTTCGGCCCTTCCACCCCATGCTCAAACGGGTGTGAAGATATGCGGCATAAACAAGCCATGTTATTAGAGCCCAGACTTCCTTTGGGTCCCAGCTCCAAGGCCGCCCAAAAGCAAATTGCGCCCACACAGCACCTGTAAGCAATAGTGCAGTTTGCATAAGAAACCCAAAAGCAATCATTCGATAGGCGGTATGATCAAGCACATCTAGCGAAGGAAGTCTGCTTGCTAAAAATCCTCCCCCTTTTCCGGCATGCTCGCGAAGAAGATAGAGAATGCCCAGACAAAACGCTATTGTAAAAGCTGAATATGCCAGTATAGCAGTTGAGATGTGAGGCACGCGCCATGCGCTCTTTAGCGCTGGCATGGTCCATGCTACCTCGCTAGGTAGACGTGAAGTAAAAACACACGCCAAAGCTACCAGCGGCACAGCAACTGCTCCGAAAATCTTGCTCTTATTTGAAAATTCTAGCGCTAGGTATAATATTACAACGCCTAGCGTCACCGAAAGCATGTACTCATACAGATTTAAAAATGGTGGGCGATTTGAAACGATTCCTCGAATGATTACTGCACATATATGCGGTATTACAGCGATAATTAGGACTACCCTTCCAATATCGCCAAACGCCCTTCGCTGGCTTAAGAAGTTGGCAATATAAAACACTGCCGCACCTATATAAAACCCCATTGCAATTTTAAAGAATATTAGGCTAAGTTGATTTGTCATGAGCCTTCCTTTTTCTCCAACTTCTTGAAAATATGCTCACCATAAGGCATATGGCAGGTTGCGCAGGTGGCGTCTGCAGCTGCATTTGGAGCATGAGTTGCCATGTCTTTGATTTTTGCTGCATGGCAGCCAAGACATTGTTCGTTGACCGGCTTTCTCAGCTCATGTGCTATGCCCGACTGGTTATGCGGATCATGACATGTCGTGCATGTCATTGTAAGCTTTGTATAATGAGTTGAGGTTATATGCTCCGAGTACTGTTGGTTTAGACCAGGAGTTGTTGGTTTGGCATCAACGAAAAACTTTGCAAGGTCATCGCCAGGTTTAAAGCCGATTGGGAAGGCAAACTTACCCGACAAATCCTTTCCTTTCGAGTGACATCCACCACAAATCATTGTCTGTCTATCTCTAGGCAGTTCGGTTAGTTTCAGAATTGACCCCTTTGCAGTGGCATTTGAGACGTGATCGCCTCCTGGTCCATGGCACGACTCGCACCCTACACCTGCCTCAACGTATGCCTTTGTCTCCGCGTTGTAACCCGTTACATGACAACCTATGCATTGGGTTGCACCATCAACTGCCTGCGTTGGCTTCCACTTTTTTGTTTTTACGTCCCAGATAGCTGGGAGCACCTGAAGATTAGCATCCAGGAACGCCTGCTGTTTAATACCTTTGCCGAGAACATAGGCTACTTTGTCCTTTGTGAACACAGGATTACTCGAGAAATCTGCGACAATCGCCCCCTCAGCATCCGCCTTCTGAAACGCTTTTGGGTGCCCCGTTTTTAAATACGCTTCCACGAGTTCTTTATGCGTATTTTGGTGACACATTTTGCATAATGTAGAACCTTTGTAAGCCGCCGTATGGGTGTCTCCATCCACCCTAATGATATTTGACAGACTAATGCCAACCAAAACTAAAATGACTAGGGCGGGAATGCCATACTTCTTAATCATACCTCTGCTCCTTTTGAACAAACTCGTTGTTATGCTTAACGCAAAAATGTTAAGCTCATCGAATAACAAGCAACCTAACGCAAGCTTCTTCTCAGAACCCTGCTTTAGTCTGCTTAACTATGTTAGACTAAGACTCTGATTTCAAGCAATCCCTAATTCGCTCGAAATCCTTATCGAAAATTGATGAGTCGGCTCTCGATGTTGCACCGACAACAACCAAAGCTCCATCCTCATTTGATAATACGCTTACTCGAATTATCCTATGATTAATATAAAATGCCGCAAGTATGCCAAACAAGACAAGTATGAATCCGGCATATAAGACTGGCAGTCCTGGGTTGCGGGAAATATCAAGCTTTGAGTATTCAATGGCTTCTAGTGCAACTTTATATCCACTAAAATCAACCGTCTGGCCGGACCTAATCCACCCAAGCGACTTCCAGTTTTCAACGCTCATTTCGCTAGGATAACGCTCATTTAGATATATCAGCGCCGCTGGATCAGGAGGCAGTGCAACCATATATTTTGGTACCATTCCTCTGAAATTTGGCGCGAAATCGTGGATAAATACCCCTATCTCCTTACCCCCGAGACGGATTCCCTGGGGCTCTACATTCGACAGCCTGTAGTCCACTGACCCCTCTGATTCTACCACATCAATCCAAAAATTAGCCGACCCTGTCTCACCATTGGGGGAAGTAATAGCAACTCTTAGAATTGGCCCATAGCTCGCCTGAAAGAACGATATCCCTTTGTAAGTAAGCGGCCGGTTTACGTCTATCACTTTCCGCAAAGCTGAGCGACCTCTGTCGAAGACCTCCAAATCGCTGTTATATGCGCTCGGCCGGCCTTGATTGTCGCAAACTACATGAAAGTCGTGTAGCTTCAGTTCAAATCCTAGCGGCTTTTCTTGACCTGAGTCTTTTGCGAAGTAGGTTGAGACCATTTCACCTTCTGGAATCACTACAACTCCCTCGAAGCCAAACTTTGCACCTATAACGGCCCCAAGGAAAATTACAAGAATACTCAGGTGGGTTAAATACGGCCCCCAGATTGCAAGACGCCCCTTTGTGGCGTAAAGTGATATATTTCCTTCTTCTTCTACATGCAATACTTTGTACGCTCTAGAACGTAGGGTTGTTACAATTCTCGACGCAGCTTCTTGGGAGGGCAGAGGGGTACAAAATTGCTCAGACCTCTTCATCGCTCCAACCTGCTTGGGCGTGGTCGAGATAGCAGGCGAAAAAGTTCTACGCCATGCGATACCAAAGCGGTTTATGCTGCAAACTAGGAGATTGACTAGCATTAAAACCAGGAGTGTTGCGTACCACCACGAATGATAAATGTCCGGCGCCTCTCCGAAGGTTCCGAATACAGACGCCAGTGCAAGCAATAAGAGGAGAACTATAGCGGTTTTCATGGACGAGAAAAGCTTCCACAGCGAAGCAAATATCGCCAATTCACCTATCGGTTCCGTTTTTTCAATGTCATTTTCGTGATTATGAACTTCGCGGTCGGACACTATAATTTGTTCCTTTGTATGTTTATTTTGACTTCCAGGTTAATTCATGGATGCAAAAGATCTCCACCAATATCAGCAGGTTGAAATGGTTCATACGGCTTTACCAGCGAAAATACCTGCACACGGCGCCCCCCTGCCTCAGCCACGTAAACTCTTCCAAACTTATCCATCTCCATATCAATAGGCTGGAAAAATGAACCACCCTCAGTTCCATATACCCCAAGCTTTCTCAAGAAAGTGCCAGAGCGGTCGAACACCTTCAGGCAGTGCTGACCTTTGTCCACAATCCATATTTGGTCATGTCGGTCAACAAAAATACCAGAGGCAATCCCTATGTCTTCCAACCCACCACCCCGAAAGCCAAATTTGAATAGATACTTGCCCTTCTTATCAAACACTTGGACGGGCGTACCAGATGCGTCGAGGGCATAAACTCTACCTTGGCGATCAACCGCTACATCGCAAAGCGATTTGAATTGACCGCGTTTGTCGCCTTTTGCACCAAACTTCAGCTTTAGCTTGCGATTCTTGTCAAAAACATATATCCGGCACCCAGCGCGATCAACCAAATAGAGGTTGCCATCCCGGTCGAAAGTTATCCTACCGACCTTGGGCACCTCTTCACCTTGCTCCACGGGAATTTCTATCTCAGTAACTTCTCCACTTTTAGCTATTACTCGAATCGGACCACCCGAATCATTAGCAACGTAGAGGTTCCCATCCGAGTCTACCGCTAGGCCAACGGGCTTCTCAATACCAGACTGAATCCCCAGCTGTTCCTTTGGAACACCGTCAGAAGTAAACAAACTCACGCCAAACTTCAAATCAGCAACGTATAATAAGCCGTTCCTATCATCTAGCGCAAGTGCAGAAGGCTCACCAAAAAAACTATCATGCTCAAAGCCGGTTATACAAAATTGGAAGTCTAGCTCAGAAGTTGTCCTTTCAAATGGCGCAGGTTGGGCAGCTGAAATGACAACAATAGCTAGGATGGCAACGCTGAAAATAGGAATTATCCTCGACATAAGTAAACCAAGTTACTTGCTGAATCCAATCTAGATAAAAATCGCTACTACTTTAAAATACTTCATATCCCAGCACAAAAGCAAGCACCCCAGCTAGAAAGTTTCCAAAGCATCAAATTCGCTCGGCTAGCTTTTGCAAAATCCGGCAACATTGACTTTGGAAACAACGCCGTTTCCCACTCAAATTCTTTGGGAAGAATAAATACAAACGTTATCGAACCATCTTCAGGAGGACGCTATGGCTGATGAAGGCGGAGAAAGAACTCGAAAGGGTACAATTCCTGTTGGACCTACCGGAATGCCAGGTGATCCAATTGGGCTAATTCCAACCGGTGCAGACCAAGACTCGGATGGCTCATCTGTCGAACTTGACGCTGAGCTTGCCACAGAAGAAGAAATACCCTCTACCGAGGAAATTCTCAAGGAGGCTGAGGAGCGTAAAAAAGGACTATTGCCGCCTGAGCCAGCCCCACGCACTCCATTTAAAAGCGCGGCAACAGCAATGCTTCCTACCCGCAAGGGAACAACCCCCGAGGAGACAACTGAGAAACCACATGTTCCACATGATCGTGGAATGGGAACTAGCAAGGAGTAGACTTATTCTTCCGTTTGCTGGATTATTCTCCTTAACCTAGTTACTATAAAGACCAAGTTTGAGAATCTCTTACTTTCCAAGCTTGCTTTCGCACGCCAACCTTTAAACCTTCTGACAGCGCCGAAAAATTGACTTTCACACCCATTTTGTGCTAAAATTAATTTGCAAAAAGCAACATAAGCACTCAAAATCTCACCCCACGCACACAGTGTTTGCATCGTTGTCAGAGCTTTTGCGTGTCCTAAAGAAGGAGTATAGTACAAGATATGGCAGTTGAACAGAAGGAAGAAAAGACTAACGGCGTAAATAATTACGATGCTGATCAAATAACTGTCTTAAAAGGCCTCGAAGCAGTGCGAATGCGTCCAGCCATGTATATTGGCAGCACTGGGCCAAAGGGATTGCACCATCTTTTTATCGAGGTCGTAGATAATTCAATTGACGAGGCACTTGCGGGCCGCTGTGATAGAATTGATGTTACTTTACATACCGACAAAAGCATATCAGTCCGCGACAATGGCCAGGGAATACCAGTTGACATCCACTCCGAGATGGGCGTGTCAGGCGTCGAAGTAGCGATGACTATGCTCCACGCAGGCGCAAAGTTTAACAGCGGCGCGTATAAAGTTTCAGGTGGTTTGCATGGTGTAGGTGTTTCAGCAGTAAATGCCCTCTCCGAGTGGTGCTATGTCGAAGTGCGTCAGAAAGGCGGCATATGGCGGCAGGATTACCGCCGTGGGGTACCCACCGGTCCTCTCAGGAAAATTGGAAAAACCAAAGAGACCGGCACATACACTCGCTGGCTAGCCGACCATGAGATTTTTGGCAAAATAGAATACAACCCCGAAATCCTTATCCAAAGGCTTCGAGAACTAGCATACCTTAACAAGCAAGTTAAAATAACATTTACGAACGAAGAAACCGGTGAAACTCAAGTATTCCACTACAAGACGGGAATTGCGGCATTTGTTGAACACCTCAATCGAAATAAAGACCCTATCCACAAGGTTATCTACTTTGCACGCCAACGCGAAGACATTGATGTAGAGATTGCTCTTCAATATAACGAAGGCTACCATGAAGAAATCCTGACGTTCGCAAACAACATCAATACTGCAGAGGGCGGCGTTCATCTATCCGGCTTTAAAACTGCCCTAACAAGGGTAATCAACGCCTATGCCCGCAAGATTGGCGCTCTAAAGGAAAAGGACAACAACTTCACGGGCGAAGATGTCCGCGAAGGATTGACAGCGGTCATCTCTGTCAAGCTACTTCACCCACAGTTTGAAGGCCAAACAAAAACCAAACTTGGAAATAGCGAAGTAGAAGGTATAGTAAACTCAATCGTCGGCGAGGGTCTCTCAGAATTCCTTGAGGAAAACCCTTCGGTTGGAAAGAAAATTGTCGAAAAGGCTCTTACAGCATGCAGAGCGCGCGAGGCAGCGCGCAAAGCCGCGGATCTTGTAAAGCGACAAAGTGCCCTGGAGAACTCATCTCTCCCCGGCAAGCTTGCCGACTGTTCGGAACGTGACCCATCGAAGTGTGAGATTTACCTAGTGGAGGGCGACTCCGCAGGTGGCTCCGCAAAACAGGGCCGAGACCGGCGATACCAAGCCGTACTTCCGCTGAGAGGTAAAATTCTAAACGTTGAGAAAGCCCGCCTAGATAAAGCTTTGGAAAACGAAGAAATTCGCGCGCTTATCACCGCTCTTGGCACTGGAATCGCCCGCGGCATGAGTGGTGATGATGAGAATTGCGAGCAAAATGGCGCCGAAGAGAATACCGCCAACGGTAATGGCAACGGCAAAGAAAATGCGTTCGGCTGTGACTTGAGAAAACTTCGATATGATAGGGTTATAATAATGACTGATGCCGATGTCGACGGTGACCATATTCGGACGCTGCTACTCACCTTCTTCTTCCGTTACATGAGGCCTCTCATCGAAGCTGGCCATGTATATATTGCTCAGCCACCGCTCTACCGCGTTAGCGTGGGCAAAGATCAACAATTCTACGCAAAAAATGATCAAGACCTAGAAGAAATCCTTAAAAATATACGAGGTAAGAAGGACGTAAAAGTTCAAAGGTTCAAAGGTCTCGGCGAAATGAACGCTGACCAACTAGCAGAGACAACAATGAACCCAGCAACGCGAACAATACTCCAAGTAACTATGGAAGACGCAGTGCTGGCTGACGAGATATTTACCACTCTAATGGGCGATAAAGTCGAGCCAAGACGGGAATTCATCGAGCGGCATGCAAAAGAAGTTGCGGACGTTGACTGGCATTACTAATTTACATGATGTCCTTAGTTAGCAAATTGGCCTAAAAGCAATGGGGGCAACCACGTAGTTGCCCCCGATTAGTAAGTTTACAACTCAGCCGGAAGAAAAAAGGCAATCTTAGATCCAACCACGGTCGCGCATTGACTGAACGACTTCATCCACTGCAATTATCTGCGCCGCCAGTCTGTGACTTATATTCTTGCTCCTAGCAACCTCAGTTGTCTCTCTATATGCCTGAGAGAGCTGCTTTTCGATAGCCGCATAAGTCTCTTCTTTTTCTGTAAGGCTTCCAGACTTCGCTTGGCGCCACTCAATATATGAAGCAACAACACCCCCAGCGTTGGCAAGAATGTCAGGGATTACGGAAATTCCCCTCTCAGTGAGTATTTTATCGCCCTCAGTTGTAGTAGGGTCATTGGCGGCTTCGACAACTAATTTTGCCTGAATATTTGGTGCCGTCTTTTCTGTAATGACATTCTCGACCGCCGCAGGAACTAACACATCTACTGGCACAACCAGTAGCTCATCGCGCGGTATCTGGG
This sequence is a window from Armatimonadota bacterium. Protein-coding genes within it:
- a CDS encoding cytochrome c3 family protein, yielding MIKKYGIPALVILVLVGISLSNIIRVDGDTHTAAYKGSTLCKMCHQNTHKELVEAYLKTGHPKAFQKADAEGAIVADFSSNPVFTKDKVAYVLGKGIKQQAFLDANLQVLPAIWDVKTKKWKPTQAVDGATQCIGCHVTGYNAETKAYVEAGVGCESCHGPGGDHVSNATAKGSILKLTELPRDRQTMICGGCHSKGKDLSGKFAFPIGFKPGDDLAKFFVDAKPTTPGLNQQYSEHITSTHYTKLTMTCTTCHDPHNQSGIAHELRKPVNEQCLGCHAAKIKDMATHAPNAAADATCATCHMPYGEHIFKKLEKKEGS
- a CDS encoding NHL repeat-containing protein, whose protein sequence is MSRIIPIFSVAILAIVVISAAQPAPFERTTSELDFQFCITGFEHDSFFGEPSALALDDRNGLLYVADLKFGVSLFTSDGVPKEQLGIQSGIEKPVGLAVDSDGNLYVANDSGGPIRVIAKSGEVTEIEIPVEQGEEVPKVGRITFDRDGNLYLVDRAGCRIYVFDKNRKLKLKFGAKGDKRGQFKSLCDVAVDRQGRVYALDASGTPVQVFDKKGKYLFKFGFRGGGLEDIGIASGIFVDRHDQIWIVDKGQHCLKVFDRSGTFLRKLGVYGTEGGSFFQPIDMEMDKFGRVYVAEAGGRRVQVFSLVKPYEPFQPADIGGDLLHP
- a CDS encoding cytochrome c biogenesis protein ResB; translation: MSDREVHNHENDIEKTEPIGELAIFASLWKLFSSMKTAIVLLLLLALASVFGTFGEAPDIYHSWWYATLLVLMLVNLLVCSINRFGIAWRRTFSPAISTTPKQVGAMKRSEQFCTPLPSQEAASRIVTTLRSRAYKVLHVEEEGNISLYATKGRLAIWGPYLTHLSILVIFLGAVIGAKFGFEGVVVIPEGEMVSTYFAKDSGQEKPLGFELKLHDFHVVCDNQGRPSAYNSDLEVFDRGRSALRKVIDVNRPLTYKGISFFQASYGPILRVAITSPNGETGSANFWIDVVESEGSVDYRLSNVEPQGIRLGGKEIGVFIHDFAPNFRGMVPKYMVALPPDPAALIYLNERYPSEMSVENWKSLGWIRSGQTVDFSGYKVALEAIEYSKLDISRNPGLPVLYAGFILVLFGILAAFYINHRIIRVSVLSNEDGALVVVGATSRADSSIFDKDFERIRDCLKSES
- a CDS encoding DNA topoisomerase subunit B; the encoded protein is MAVEQKEEKTNGVNNYDADQITVLKGLEAVRMRPAMYIGSTGPKGLHHLFIEVVDNSIDEALAGRCDRIDVTLHTDKSISVRDNGQGIPVDIHSEMGVSGVEVAMTMLHAGAKFNSGAYKVSGGLHGVGVSAVNALSEWCYVEVRQKGGIWRQDYRRGVPTGPLRKIGKTKETGTYTRWLADHEIFGKIEYNPEILIQRLRELAYLNKQVKITFTNEETGETQVFHYKTGIAAFVEHLNRNKDPIHKVIYFARQREDIDVEIALQYNEGYHEEILTFANNINTAEGGVHLSGFKTALTRVINAYARKIGALKEKDNNFTGEDVREGLTAVISVKLLHPQFEGQTKTKLGNSEVEGIVNSIVGEGLSEFLEENPSVGKKIVEKALTACRAREAARKAADLVKRQSALENSSLPGKLADCSERDPSKCEIYLVEGDSAGGSAKQGRDRRYQAVLPLRGKILNVEKARLDKALENEEIRALITALGTGIARGMSGDDENCEQNGAEENTANGNGNGKENAFGCDLRKLRYDRVIIMTDADVDGDHIRTLLLTFFFRYMRPLIEAGHVYIAQPPLYRVSVGKDQQFYAKNDQDLEEILKNIRGKKDVKVQRFKGLGEMNADQLAETTMNPATRTILQVTMEDAVLADEIFTTLMGDKVEPRREFIERHAKEVADVDWHY
- the ccsB gene encoding c-type cytochrome biogenesis protein CcsB, with product MTNQLSLIFFKIAMGFYIGAAVFYIANFLSQRRAFGDIGRVVLIIAVIPHICAVIIRGIVSNRPPFLNLYEYMLSVTLGVVILYLALEFSNKSKIFGAVAVPLVALACVFTSRLPSEVAWTMPALKSAWRVPHISTAILAYSAFTIAFCLGILYLLREHAGKGGGFLASRLPSLDVLDHTAYRMIAFGFLMQTALLLTGAVWAQFAFGRPWSWDPKEVWALITWLVYAAYLHTRLSMGWKGRRSIILTIVGFAVVLFTLFGVNWIGKGYHATYQ